In Microvenator marinus, one genomic interval encodes:
- a CDS encoding serine/threonine protein kinase: MGEDSNTRLKSTSGATFPKSGELFEGRYRVGPMIGAGGFARVYKAHQEDLGREVALKILTPGEEGNYDEKLVERFNQEARVVSKLRDPHTITMFDYGRTNTGLLYMVFEYVNGVSLSKLIATEAPLAPARAVKILRQVLSSLEEAHALGMLHRDIKPGNIMVFEHVGRPDQVKLLDFGIAKMTGSQVKADLTADGALIGTPRYMSPEQIRGEDLSPRSDVYSMGLVAYELLMGRKAIESNSSVTIIGKQLDPTSFALPPMTNVPEGLRRVVNKMMAKDVEQRFTTCSEVLEALETWDEAGIKGLFEPSEPTHVFEEAPRYDDMVDVSDEIMPVDATHDRPPRHTTPQISAVSRTQADISPNGEPSREISGTFTNPRDITGSREFYRDPSGIQDAPSDSKKVVIGGISFLLVLIIAMATYSAFQGPDEVAVEEPPETTSEPAIATAEPTPEPAIEKAQEVAKMSRRYRIQTKPEGLALMVNGKQMGLAPLNINEDEVKFPLTIRVVRDGKTSDPFEFQSFQPEVWVDASTFVASLEPAPKVVEEPEPKKTQPTRRVEKRPEPKKTVEKAPEPEKEKPKTKINLPALDL; encoded by the coding sequence ATGGGCGAAGATTCGAACACACGCCTGAAAAGCACCTCAGGAGCTACGTTCCCTAAGAGTGGAGAGCTTTTTGAGGGGCGTTACCGAGTGGGGCCCATGATCGGGGCGGGTGGCTTCGCGCGCGTTTACAAGGCTCACCAAGAGGACCTTGGACGCGAAGTAGCGCTGAAGATTCTTACACCGGGCGAAGAGGGCAATTACGACGAGAAACTCGTCGAGCGTTTCAATCAGGAGGCTCGTGTGGTCTCCAAGCTTCGCGACCCTCATACCATCACGATGTTTGATTATGGGCGGACCAACACGGGCCTACTCTACATGGTCTTTGAGTACGTCAACGGTGTTAGCCTCTCAAAGCTCATCGCGACCGAGGCGCCCCTTGCGCCCGCCCGCGCCGTTAAGATTTTGCGCCAGGTTCTCTCAAGTCTGGAAGAAGCCCACGCTCTTGGGATGTTGCACCGCGACATCAAGCCTGGAAATATCATGGTCTTCGAGCACGTGGGACGCCCGGACCAAGTCAAGCTCCTGGACTTCGGGATCGCGAAGATGACGGGCTCGCAAGTCAAGGCAGATCTCACGGCTGACGGCGCTCTCATTGGTACACCTCGCTATATGTCTCCTGAGCAGATTCGTGGCGAAGACCTCAGCCCACGCAGTGATGTCTACAGCATGGGGCTTGTGGCCTACGAGCTCTTGATGGGACGAAAGGCCATCGAGTCCAACAGCAGCGTCACGATTATCGGCAAGCAATTGGACCCGACGTCGTTTGCCCTTCCACCCATGACGAATGTCCCCGAGGGGCTTCGTCGCGTGGTTAACAAGATGATGGCAAAGGACGTTGAACAGCGCTTTACTACTTGCTCTGAAGTGCTTGAAGCTCTGGAAACATGGGATGAGGCTGGCATCAAGGGGCTTTTTGAGCCCTCGGAGCCCACTCATGTCTTCGAAGAGGCGCCCCGATATGACGATATGGTCGACGTCTCCGACGAAATCATGCCTGTCGATGCCACACACGACCGTCCGCCTCGGCACACGACACCGCAGATTTCGGCGGTGAGCCGTACTCAAGCAGACATTTCCCCTAATGGTGAGCCTAGCAGGGAGATTTCCGGAACTTTCACAAACCCCCGTGATATCACGGGGAGTCGAGAGTTCTACCGCGACCCGTCTGGAATTCAGGACGCCCCTTCTGATTCCAAGAAAGTCGTCATCGGCGGTATCTCCTTCTTGCTTGTGCTCATCATCGCGATGGCAACGTATTCGGCTTTCCAAGGGCCCGACGAAGTCGCCGTTGAAGAGCCTCCAGAAACAACCAGTGAACCCGCGATCGCCACCGCCGAGCCAACTCCTGAGCCTGCGATCGAAAAGGCCCAAGAAGTGGCCAAGATGAGCCGTCGGTACAGAATTCAGACCAAGCCAGAAGGGCTAGCGCTCATGGTCAACGGCAAACAGATGGGTCTTGCGCCTTTGAATATCAACGAGGATGAGGTCAAGTTCCCGCTGACTATCCGTGTGGTGCGCGACGGCAAAACCTCTGATCCTTTCGAGTTTCAGTCTTTCCAACCCGAAGTTTGGGTAGATGCTTCTACGTTCGTGGCTTCTCTGGAGCCGGCGCCCAAAGTCGTTGAGGAGCCAGAGCCGAAAAAGACTCAGCCGACACGAAGAGTAGAAAAACGCCCGGAGCCTAAGAAGACAGTTGAGAAGGCTCCAGAACCTGAAAAAGAAAAGCCCAAAACCAAGATCAACCTTCCTGCATTGGATCTTTGA